A genomic segment from Leptospira ryugenii encodes:
- the hisG gene encoding ATP phosphoribosyltransferase codes for MLTLALPKGRLAMESAEILQKRNWLSALPPEDSKELAFVSPDKRLRLLFVRSQDVCTYVEEGAADVGIVGWDIIQEGKYDLIAPVDLRIGACRLSLASFPDFDLYAKRSKVRVATKYPELTKEYFFSKGISCEVIKLYGSIELAPIVGLSDCIVDLVSTGGTLKANGLKEIDVILESTARLVCNRSAYFSKQKELVPLIESLEN; via the coding sequence ATGTTAACCTTGGCTCTTCCGAAAGGAAGACTTGCCATGGAAAGCGCAGAAATCTTACAAAAAAGGAACTGGCTTTCCGCTCTCCCACCGGAAGATTCAAAAGAACTTGCTTTTGTCTCACCTGACAAACGTTTGAGGCTACTCTTTGTTCGTTCCCAGGATGTCTGTACCTATGTGGAAGAAGGTGCGGCGGATGTGGGGATCGTTGGATGGGACATAATCCAGGAAGGAAAGTATGATCTCATTGCTCCTGTGGACCTAAGGATCGGAGCTTGCCGACTTTCGCTCGCTAGCTTTCCTGATTTTGATTTGTATGCGAAGAGATCCAAAGTTCGAGTGGCAACAAAATACCCTGAACTCACGAAAGAATATTTTTTTTCCAAAGGAATTTCTTGTGAAGTCATCAAATTGTATGGCTCCATAGAACTTGCTCCCATCGTAGGTCTTTCGGATTGCATTGTGGATTTGGTTTCCACTGGTGGAACCTTGAAGGCAAATGGATTGAAAGAAATTGATGTGATTTTAGAGAGTACGGCAAGACTTGTATGCAACCGATCCGCCTATTTTTCAAAACAAAAAGAACTCGTCCCACTAATTGAAAGCCTAGAAAATTAA
- a CDS encoding toxin-antitoxin system YwqK family antitoxin, whose product MKISTVFILLLFICNCLGSNSRPKSVPIEAKYNRKLNLYILQKDGFEYSWYENGNLIAKTQLNEYGMYNGLAERYDYNSGLLITKGAYTLSEKSGQWVWKYSDGKPYYEMNFSPGVRKRKFWYPTLEWGNENGQYVRYFPNGRVSEKGSYDGGNRSGDWVKYYPDTKIESKGTYFEDYKVGDWFYYYPDGRKEAIEVYSPKGDLLQRITYYPNGSVWCETKSTLEPKCF is encoded by the coding sequence GTGAAAATATCGACTGTCTTTATTCTATTATTATTCATATGTAACTGTTTAGGATCCAATTCAAGACCAAAATCTGTTCCCATAGAAGCAAAGTACAACCGAAAGTTAAATCTCTACATCTTACAAAAAGATGGGTTTGAATATTCTTGGTATGAAAATGGCAATTTAATTGCGAAAACTCAACTCAATGAATACGGGATGTACAATGGTCTCGCGGAAAGGTATGATTACAATTCTGGGCTTTTGATTACCAAAGGAGCTTATACTCTATCGGAAAAATCAGGACAATGGGTTTGGAAATACTCAGATGGAAAACCATATTACGAAATGAATTTTTCACCAGGCGTCCGTAAACGAAAGTTTTGGTACCCTACCTTAGAATGGGGCAATGAAAATGGACAGTATGTACGCTATTTCCCCAATGGAAGAGTGAGTGAAAAAGGGAGTTACGATGGTGGGAATCGATCAGGTGATTGGGTTAAATACTACCCAGATACAAAAATAGAATCCAAGGGAACTTATTTTGAAGATTACAAAGTAGGGGATTGGTTCTATTACTATCCTGATGGTAGAAAGGAAGCAATTGAGGTGTATTCGCCAAAGGGTGATCTATTGCAAAGGATTACCTATTACCCAAACGGGTCGGTATGGTGTGAAACAAAGTCTACGCTCGAACCAAAATGTTTCTGA
- a CDS encoding mechanosensitive ion channel family protein yields the protein MGEHLKEFYRELNPLSLLRQTDRDLAQTLILFLYMLAFAIVTYKITMLIIEKLKPETDPAIEYNRRKVIRTGFLISYTIVYLPVIFSSLSHLPTVLGLAGAGIVISLKEVWLNIVGWFLIMGSNGFQVGDRIEIENIKGDVVNIGFLKFTLLEVSSDPKNEQSTNRLIHFPNYNLVLHKFFVVSDAMDFVWDEFKVHITLESNWEKAEKICTQILNEDLVLAPELVDQKIRELSKNYLVRLGKTTPIVYTSLEEGYILLSLRYLTPIRSKRLNRILVSKEILRKFKLESDIQLTH from the coding sequence TTGGGTGAACATTTAAAAGAATTTTATCGGGAGCTAAATCCTCTTTCTTTATTAAGACAAACAGATCGTGACTTAGCACAGACACTCATCCTTTTTCTCTACATGTTGGCTTTTGCGATTGTGACTTACAAAATCACAATGCTCATCATTGAAAAGTTAAAACCAGAAACAGATCCAGCAATAGAATACAACCGTAGAAAGGTTATCCGAACCGGATTTTTAATTTCCTATACGATCGTATATTTACCTGTTATATTCTCTAGTCTTTCCCATTTACCAACAGTCTTGGGTCTTGCTGGAGCAGGTATTGTCATCTCTTTGAAAGAAGTTTGGTTGAATATCGTTGGTTGGTTTTTGATCATGGGAAGCAATGGATTTCAGGTTGGGGATCGTATTGAGATAGAAAACATCAAAGGTGATGTTGTTAACATTGGGTTTTTGAAGTTTACCTTACTCGAAGTTTCCTCTGATCCAAAAAATGAACAGTCTACCAATAGATTGATTCACTTTCCAAACTACAATCTAGTCCTTCATAAATTTTTTGTTGTGTCTGATGCAATGGACTTTGTTTGGGATGAGTTTAAAGTTCATATCACACTAGAGTCTAACTGGGAAAAGGCGGAAAAAATTTGTACGCAGATCTTAAATGAGGATTTAGTTCTCGCTCCTGAATTGGTGGACCAAAAAATCCGAGAGTTATCGAAAAATTATTTGGTTAGGCTCGGCAAAACAACACCTATCGTGTATACTTCACTTGAGGAAGGGTACATTTTACTCTCACTTCGGTATCTTACACCGATCAGATCAAAACGATTGAACCGTATTTTGGTTTCTAAAGAAATTCTTAGAAAGTTTAAATTAGAGTCTGACATTCAACTGACTCATTAA
- the rpmF gene encoding 50S ribosomal protein L32 encodes MAVPKRRKSKSKVRTKRAHHAIGKPNLNPCSNCGSYILSHRVCPYCGFYKGALVVAPKVKKTTEEN; translated from the coding sequence ATGGCAGTCCCAAAGAGACGTAAATCCAAATCAAAAGTTAGAACCAAAAGAGCGCACCATGCGATCGGAAAACCTAACTTGAACCCTTGTTCCAACTGCGGTTCTTATATTCTTTCCCACCGAGTATGCCCTTATTGCGGTTTCTATAAAGGCGCGCTCGTAGTTGCACCGAAAGTAAAAAAGACTACCGAAGAAAACTAA
- a CDS encoding tetratricopeptide repeat protein codes for MDKFVKKNIIDKKREEAVHSKEDEFADFEGSKAELLFLKFSRYLGRNRKTVFISLSVLIVLLISIIGFFEYRDHVFQKQTSALEEIQRKHREKSIPTDAQIADLESFLKNESSGDLNLRVWKDLSRLYAETKNWEKAAEYLEKAGTGIDTPKELKAYYFYIAGNYRDQQTNIPKALEDYKIASTLLDTNTEAKSFKAWSFLHTGRLQFASGDKAGAKLSLEKVLRIDGEGLDDLDEAKLQATYLLLKLGKS; via the coding sequence ATGGATAAGTTTGTAAAAAAGAACATCATCGACAAAAAAAGAGAAGAGGCGGTTCATTCTAAAGAAGATGAATTCGCCGATTTTGAGGGTAGCAAAGCCGAGCTGCTATTTTTGAAGTTTTCTCGTTATTTAGGTCGCAACCGAAAGACTGTTTTTATAAGCCTATCCGTTCTGATCGTTTTACTGATCTCTATCATCGGATTTTTTGAGTACAGAGACCATGTATTCCAAAAGCAAACTTCTGCTCTCGAAGAAATCCAACGGAAACACCGTGAAAAATCCATTCCTACCGATGCACAGATAGCTGATCTCGAATCATTTTTAAAGAATGAAAGTTCTGGCGATTTGAATTTGCGTGTTTGGAAGGACTTATCTCGGTTATACGCCGAAACAAAAAATTGGGAAAAGGCTGCCGAGTATTTAGAAAAAGCAGGCACAGGCATTGATACACCCAAAGAATTAAAGGCATATTATTTCTACATAGCTGGAAATTATAGAGACCAACAAACAAACATTCCCAAGGCACTAGAAGACTATAAGATTGCTTCCACTCTTTTGGATACCAACACGGAAGCAAAGTCCTTCAAAGCTTGGTCCTTTTTACACACAGGCAGACTCCAATTCGCAAGCGGAGACAAGGCTGGTGCGAAACTTTCTTTGGAAAAAGTTTTGCGCATTGATGGAGAAGGACTGGATGATTTGGATGAAGCCAAACTCCAAGCAACATATCTCCTCCTAAAACTCGGGAAGTCTTAA
- a CDS encoding NUDIX hydrolase encodes MDFFLKKKGLRVRVAAIIHDPKGKVLLIQQKKHGNGYWLLPGGGIEFGESAEDALKRELKEELDLVVLSSHFLFLNESIDPKKKRHLIQLNFQVKVRELVPKLNQKEQAISGFGFFTGKEIQNMDLRPDTKEFFKSKAPKAGIYYQSKWVAEP; translated from the coding sequence ATCGATTTTTTCTTAAAAAAGAAAGGACTTCGAGTACGAGTAGCCGCAATCATCCACGACCCCAAAGGGAAAGTTTTGCTCATCCAACAAAAAAAACATGGCAATGGCTATTGGTTATTGCCAGGAGGCGGGATAGAATTTGGTGAGTCTGCGGAAGATGCTTTAAAAAGGGAATTGAAAGAAGAATTGGATTTGGTAGTTCTCAGTTCGCATTTTTTATTTTTAAATGAGTCCATTGATCCAAAGAAAAAACGACACTTGATCCAACTGAATTTTCAAGTTAAGGTAAGAGAGCTTGTCCCTAAGCTAAACCAAAAAGAACAGGCAATTTCTGGATTTGGTTTTTTTACTGGAAAAGAGATCCAAAATATGGACTTAAGACCCGACACCAAGGAGTTTTTCAAATCCAAAGCACCGAAAGCGGGTATATATTACCAAAGCAAATGGGTGGCTGAACCATGA
- the acpP gene encoding acyl carrier protein, with protein MADFEKIKSIIVEQLGVDESEVTPEAHFINDLGADSLDTVELVMALEEEFGVEISDEDAEKIQTVGDVIKFIDKLKG; from the coding sequence ATGGCAGATTTCGAAAAAATTAAGTCAATCATCGTAGAACAACTTGGTGTTGATGAGTCTGAAGTTACCCCTGAAGCTCATTTCATCAATGACCTCGGTGCAGACTCTCTTGATACTGTTGAGCTCGTTATGGCTCTTGAAGAAGAGTTTGGCGTGGAAATTTCTGATGAAGACGCAGAAAAGATCCAAACAGTAGGCGATGTAATCAAATTCATCGATAAACTTAAGGGTTAA
- the fabG gene encoding 3-oxoacyl-ACP reductase FabG — MINLNGKVAIVTGGARGIGKATCLKLASLGAAVVVADMNPETTNATAEELKSKGYKALAVVANVSVEEDAQKLIDTAKKEFGSVDILVNNAGITRDTLLMRMKKEQWDAVIAVNLTGTYLCTQAAIKVMMKQENGGSIINLSSISGENGNIGQTNYSASKAGVIGFTKAVALELASRKVRCNAIAPGFIATEMTDAIPEEIKKGMISAIPLKRAGLPDDIANGIAFLASDASSFITGHVLDINGGGFLPGGGH; from the coding sequence ATGATCAATTTGAATGGAAAAGTGGCAATCGTTACCGGTGGAGCTAGAGGTATTGGAAAGGCAACTTGTTTGAAGTTAGCTTCTTTGGGAGCAGCAGTGGTTGTTGCTGATATGAACCCAGAGACCACAAATGCAACAGCTGAAGAACTCAAATCGAAAGGATACAAGGCACTAGCAGTAGTGGCAAACGTATCAGTAGAAGAAGATGCCCAAAAATTAATTGATACAGCGAAAAAAGAGTTTGGTTCTGTCGACATACTTGTAAACAACGCAGGGATTACTCGTGATACACTTCTCATGAGAATGAAAAAAGAGCAGTGGGATGCCGTAATTGCTGTAAACCTTACAGGTACTTACCTCTGCACACAAGCCGCAATCAAAGTGATGATGAAACAAGAAAACGGTGGCTCTATCATCAATCTATCTTCTATCTCGGGTGAAAACGGAAACATTGGACAGACAAACTACTCAGCTTCCAAAGCAGGTGTGATTGGTTTCACAAAAGCTGTGGCATTAGAGCTTGCTTCTAGAAAGGTTAGATGTAATGCGATTGCTCCAGGTTTTATCGCAACGGAAATGACCGATGCCATCCCAGAAGAGATCAAAAAAGGAATGATTTCTGCTATCCCACTGAAGAGAGCAGGTTTGCCAGATGATATCGCAAATGGAATTGCATTCCTCGCGTCTGATGCATCAAGTTTTATCACTGGTCATGTCTTGGACATCAATGGTGGTGGTTTCTTACCTGGTGGGGGACACTAA
- the rnc gene encoding ribonuclease III, translating into MRDPIDLDRIQTITKTQFKDTKLLKQAFTHRSFANESKDGVGIDNERLEFLGDSVLGVLAAEYLYVSIPKGKEGKLAKLKSKIVSMPALAAIARKYEFHHFLLLGRGEKEKGGENSNLQADCFEAFLGALYLDQGLDACRKFLKPNFRSMDQLLEEIEETKDFKTILQEYCQKKWKKIPEYTTLTETGPDHEKFFKIQVHLAQHISAEGSGKNKRSAEQNAAKQALKELKIL; encoded by the coding sequence ATGCGAGATCCAATCGATCTTGATAGAATCCAAACAATCACAAAAACCCAATTCAAAGACACAAAACTCTTAAAACAGGCCTTTACACACAGATCCTTTGCCAATGAATCAAAAGATGGAGTGGGGATAGACAACGAACGATTGGAATTTTTAGGTGATTCCGTACTGGGTGTACTAGCAGCAGAATATTTATATGTCTCTATTCCAAAAGGCAAAGAAGGCAAACTTGCAAAATTAAAAAGCAAAATAGTCTCAATGCCAGCTCTAGCCGCAATCGCAAGAAAGTACGAATTCCATCATTTCCTTTTGCTAGGAAGGGGTGAAAAAGAAAAAGGTGGAGAGAATTCTAATTTACAAGCAGATTGTTTCGAGGCATTTTTAGGGGCTCTCTACCTAGACCAAGGACTCGATGCCTGTCGGAAATTTTTAAAACCAAATTTTCGGTCCATGGACCAACTATTGGAGGAAATTGAAGAGACCAAGGATTTCAAAACAATCCTTCAAGAATATTGCCAAAAGAAATGGAAAAAAATACCTGAGTACACTACGCTCACAGAAACTGGTCCTGACCACGAAAAATTCTTTAAAATCCAGGTGCATTTAGCACAGCATATCTCAGCTGAAGGCAGTGGAAAAAATAAACGAAGTGCAGAACAGAATGCCGCAAAACAGGCATTAAAGGAATTGAAGATACTATGA
- the aroB gene encoding 3-dehydroquinate synthase has translation MMLRSREVKGSHFSYPVELHEDFQGLRERLTSLPKVSSIIIITNRKIAGIYEKYIVKELRDSAIPFHILYTKEGEKNKHIDRVKKIYHELIKLDIDRKAVLVAFGGGVVGDFVGFIAATYQRGVRFVQVPTSLLASVDSSVGGKVAVNLDMGKNMVGAFHQPEFVFAPIFTLSTLPKKEWSCGLAEITKHAFLDAGPLLTLLEKAKRSDFQPKSSALLDSIDESVRIKSLVVGQDERETGLRAILNLGHTTGHAIESLTKYKKYSHGEAVSIGIMTALLLSRELLHFPEASLQRAIRVMKALELPLQIKENPEDILKHMFHDKKREGNQLKFVLLEDFGKPKFGITVGRDQILKTLLLQKGMKELG, from the coding sequence ATGATGCTTCGATCCAGAGAGGTAAAGGGTTCTCACTTTTCCTATCCAGTAGAACTCCATGAAGATTTCCAAGGACTCCGAGAAAGGTTAACATCTCTTCCAAAAGTTTCTTCTATCATCATCATCACAAATCGAAAGATTGCCGGGATATATGAAAAATACATAGTAAAAGAGCTTAGAGATTCAGCGATCCCGTTTCACATCCTGTATACCAAGGAAGGTGAGAAAAACAAACACATTGACCGAGTCAAAAAAATTTACCATGAATTGATTAAATTAGATATAGACCGAAAAGCGGTTTTGGTTGCCTTTGGTGGCGGCGTTGTGGGTGACTTTGTTGGATTTATTGCTGCCACATACCAACGAGGTGTACGATTTGTACAGGTTCCCACGAGTTTACTTGCTTCTGTGGATTCTTCTGTCGGAGGAAAGGTCGCTGTAAATTTAGATATGGGCAAAAATATGGTTGGAGCCTTTCACCAACCAGAATTTGTGTTTGCTCCGATTTTTACTTTGAGCACCCTCCCAAAAAAGGAGTGGAGTTGTGGTTTGGCTGAGATCACCAAACATGCATTTCTAGATGCGGGACCATTGCTTACTCTTTTGGAAAAAGCGAAAAGATCAGATTTCCAGCCAAAATCATCGGCACTTTTGGATAGCATCGATGAATCTGTTCGTATCAAATCTTTGGTTGTTGGGCAGGATGAAAGAGAAACTGGTTTACGTGCGATTTTAAATTTAGGCCATACTACGGGACATGCCATTGAGTCTCTCACAAAATATAAAAAATACTCTCATGGGGAAGCAGTATCGATTGGGATAATGACTGCATTGCTTCTTTCAAGAGAATTGCTTCATTTTCCAGAGGCAAGTTTACAGCGCGCAATTCGCGTTATGAAGGCTTTGGAACTCCCGCTTCAAATCAAAGAAAATCCCGAGGACATTCTTAAACATATGTTCCATGATAAAAAGCGGGAGGGTAATCAATTAAAGTTTGTCTTGCTCGAAGATTTTGGGAAACCTAAGTTTGGAATTACGGTTGGTAGAGACCAGATTCTAAAAACTCTATTGTTGCAGAAAGGAATGAAAGAACTTGGGTGA
- a CDS encoding sulfurtransferase — translation MFKKFTLGVLSVSLLFTSFCKEDKDNTNQLVGLLFLANQLKVNSASDLANESNDDYARNEYGLIEGSKLESYVRDWQANKPSYITGNLVILQTDSANRITGDTKRPFIAENPSKGVYVYLLDDYQTSGTTNFRFNQTRDTGLVKNSARYQANGAFVDEWLKTFGINPTRDLIVFAVGTGGVTLASGASSTAGTTVGTGFAAKATGAGPVQDITRGVYWLRYWGVDIKNLAILNGNIRSNFGNSDSSLLSNTRSTIPNSNGNFSVKQLRVDNTVLTLGLEDVYEIAKSGLKANLSGITSEQFLVDARPSAQFLGTVTTINGVAANTYYITTSWGFSGAPNAAANPAQKFVLFEGGIKGAVDFPWVDLLTNSDTGFRYISKSDLRTFFANKGYKAGNTVVSQCRTNFEAQVNGFAALNILGYPTVYYDGSLVEWTSLTAAHPASEFNKVTSGFKWRTDDSSVSRILWYNGSAADTTRIQAVELDPNATTTKKFIAEDKAYKSLF, via the coding sequence ATGTTTAAAAAATTTACATTGGGGGTATTGTCTGTCTCCCTACTATTTACCTCGTTTTGCAAAGAGGATAAAGACAACACAAACCAACTTGTTGGCCTTTTATTCTTAGCAAATCAATTGAAAGTGAATTCTGCATCGGATCTTGCAAATGAATCCAATGACGATTATGCGCGCAATGAATATGGCTTAATTGAGGGATCAAAACTTGAATCCTATGTGAGAGATTGGCAGGCAAACAAGCCTAGCTACATCACTGGGAATTTGGTGATTCTACAGACGGATTCTGCAAACCGTATCACGGGCGATACAAAAAGACCTTTTATCGCAGAAAACCCATCAAAAGGAGTCTACGTATACCTGTTAGATGATTACCAAACATCAGGTACAACCAACTTTCGCTTTAACCAAACAAGAGATACTGGGCTTGTAAAAAACTCTGCTCGTTACCAAGCGAATGGTGCCTTCGTAGACGAATGGCTCAAAACATTCGGAATTAACCCGACAAGAGACTTAATCGTATTTGCAGTGGGTACTGGTGGCGTCACCTTGGCAAGTGGTGCAAGTAGTACTGCGGGAACAACTGTGGGAACAGGTTTTGCTGCAAAAGCAACTGGCGCCGGTCCCGTACAAGATATCACAAGAGGCGTGTATTGGCTCCGGTATTGGGGTGTAGATATTAAAAATCTTGCCATCTTGAATGGAAACATCCGATCCAATTTTGGAAATTCGGATTCTTCTCTCCTTTCAAACACTCGTTCTACGATCCCCAATTCCAATGGAAACTTTTCTGTAAAGCAGTTGAGAGTTGATAACACTGTCTTAACTCTCGGTCTCGAAGATGTCTATGAAATCGCAAAATCTGGCTTAAAAGCGAATTTGTCCGGAATCACCAGCGAACAATTCTTAGTGGATGCACGCCCAAGCGCACAATTTCTTGGAACCGTGACTACCATCAATGGTGTTGCCGCAAACACTTACTACATCACAACTTCTTGGGGTTTTTCGGGAGCACCCAATGCAGCAGCAAACCCTGCACAAAAATTTGTGCTCTTTGAAGGTGGTATCAAAGGTGCGGTTGACTTTCCTTGGGTAGACCTTTTAACTAACTCTGATACTGGGTTCCGCTATATCTCAAAATCGGATCTTAGGACATTCTTTGCTAACAAAGGTTATAAAGCAGGGAATACTGTTGTGTCTCAGTGCCGAACCAACTTCGAAGCACAGGTGAATGGATTTGCCGCTCTAAATATCCTCGGTTACCCAACCGTTTATTATGATGGCTCCCTTGTAGAATGGACTTCCTTGACGGCAGCACACCCGGCTAGTGAATTCAATAAGGTAACATCAGGCTTTAAGTGGAGAACGGACGATAGTTCCGTGTCTAGAATTTTGTGGTACAATGGATCTGCAGCAGATACGACTAGAATCCAAGCTGTTGAGTTGGATCCGAATGCAACAACTACCAAAAAGTTTATCGCTGAAGATAAAGCTTATAAATCCCTTTTCTAA
- the plsX gene encoding phosphate acyltransferase PlsX: MWVAVDAMSGDYGPECIVEGAVLAVREYGLNVSIVGDEQELLDLLLKFEYDTEKIRVVHSSEIIGMNDSPSIAVRAMEDSSIVKAVRLVAEKECIGVFSPGNTGATMAAALLHLGRIPGVLRPPIAAPIPREEGLPVLLLDAGANVDCKPEYLAQFAVMGEIYSREVIGIKQPKVGILSNGEEDKKGNATSLKAFEILKRIPFNFIGNVEGRDLYGGGREVDVVVCDGYTGNIVLKATEGLAKSIFNVLKHSIRQSSLAQTGALLLKSTFNAVKKRLDYAEYGGALLLGVEGICMIGHGSSNAQAVKNAVRLISECAKHKINEQIGKKMAEFRSIMGDGIS; encoded by the coding sequence ATGTGGGTCGCCGTAGACGCGATGAGCGGAGATTACGGCCCGGAGTGCATAGTGGAAGGCGCTGTCCTTGCCGTCCGGGAATATGGCCTCAATGTTTCTATTGTAGGAGACGAACAAGAGTTACTCGATCTCCTCTTAAAATTCGAATACGATACAGAAAAAATCAGAGTCGTGCATTCCAGTGAAATCATTGGGATGAACGATTCTCCATCGATTGCAGTGCGAGCTATGGAGGATTCTTCTATAGTGAAGGCAGTGCGTTTGGTTGCAGAAAAAGAGTGTATAGGTGTTTTTTCACCAGGCAATACTGGTGCAACAATGGCGGCTGCTCTTCTGCACCTAGGGCGCATACCGGGTGTTTTGCGGCCACCTATTGCTGCTCCGATTCCTCGCGAAGAGGGTCTGCCTGTTCTGCTTTTGGATGCAGGAGCCAATGTAGATTGTAAGCCTGAATATTTAGCTCAATTTGCCGTTATGGGTGAAATATACTCAAGAGAAGTAATCGGCATAAAACAGCCGAAAGTAGGCATTCTCTCCAATGGGGAAGAGGATAAAAAAGGCAACGCTACCTCTCTGAAAGCCTTTGAAATCTTAAAAAGAATCCCTTTCAATTTTATAGGAAATGTCGAAGGCCGTGATTTGTACGGTGGCGGAAGGGAAGTTGACGTTGTCGTTTGCGATGGTTATACGGGAAACATTGTATTAAAAGCGACAGAAGGCTTAGCAAAATCTATATTCAATGTACTGAAACATTCGATTCGCCAATCAAGCCTGGCGCAGACTGGGGCATTGCTATTAAAATCAACGTTCAATGCTGTCAAAAAAAGACTCGATTATGCAGAATACGGCGGCGCACTTTTGCTAGGGGTGGAAGGGATATGTATGATAGGGCATGGCTCTTCCAACGCCCAAGCAGTAAAGAATGCTGTTCGTTTGATCAGTGAGTGTGCCAAACATAAGATCAATGAACAGATAGGAAAAAAGATGGCGGAATTTCGATCCATCATGGGTGATGGGATCAGTTAA